CGCCGACTGCTGCACCGACCACGCCGCCGGTGTTACCACCGACCTGCTGGCCGACCACGTTACCGCCCGCTGCGCCCAGGGCGCCGCCAATCGCGGCTTCGGTACGACTGCGGCGATCCGCGCCGACCATGCTGCCGGCGGCGCCACCGAGACCGGCACCGACCGCAGCGCCAGTGTTGCCACCGACCTGCTGACCAACCATCGCACCCACTGCGCCACCTAGTGCGCCGCCCAGGCCGGCCTCGGTATTGCCGGCAAAGGCAAAACCGCCGCTAGTCAGGCCAAGGGAAAGAAAGAAGAGTTGCAGAGACTTCATGGACACCTCGATAACAGAAACCGCCAGATGGCGAGCGTTACGCCATTGACCAGCGATTTCTGTACGAGGTTCCTGGCCGCCGGTCAGCTTGCTGCGCTGCTGCCCAGCAGATTGCCGCCGCTGGCAGCCTGCAGGCGGATGGCGACGAACTTGCTGGTCGGTGTGCTGCTACCGACGCCGGCGCTTTCCAGCGGCACCAGCGGATTGGCTTCGGGGAAGTAGGCAGCGGCCTGGCCGGCCGGGATATCGAAGGCGAGCAGGGTGAAACCGCTCACCCGGCGTTCGATGCCATCGTTCCACAACGAGCGGATGTCCACCTTCTGACCTGGCTTGAAGCCCAGACGAAGGATGTCCGCTTCGTTGGCGAACAGCACATCGCGCTGCCCGCGCACGCCGCGGTAGCGGTCGTCGAGGCCGTACACCGTGGTGTTGTACTGATCGTGCGAGCGCAGGGTCTGCAGGATCAGATCCGGCTTCTCACCGCTTTCGCGCACCTGCGGAGGCAGCAGGTCGTCGAGCAGCGCATTGGCCTTGAAGTTGGCCTTGCCGGATGCCGTTTTCCACTGGCGCGCGCCGGCCGAGTTGCCGAGGTAGAAACCGCCGGGGTGAGCGACACGCTGGTTGAAATCCTGGAAGCCGGGGATGGTGTCGGCGATCAGCTCGCGGATGCGGTCGTAGTCGGCGATCAGCGCGTCCCAATCCACCGGGTGGTTGCCCAGGGTGGCCTTGGCGATCCCGGCAACGATGGCAGGCTCCGAGCGCATCTCGCTGCCGGAGAGCGGTTCGAGCTGGCCGTAGGAGGCGTGGATCATGCTGAACGAATCTTCCACCGTCACCGCTTGAGGGCCACCGGCCTGATGGTCGATGTCGGTACGGCCCAGGCACGGCAGGATCAGCGCGTCGCGGCCGACGGTGAGGTGACTGCGATTGAGCTTGGTGCTGATCTGCACGGTGAGGTCGCAGCTCTGCAGCGCCTTGTGCGTACGCGGGCTGTCCGGCGTGGCCTGAGCGAAGTTACCGCCGAGGCCGATGAATACCTTGGCCTGGCCGTCGATCATGGCGTTGATCGCCTCGACGGTGTTGTGGCCATTCTCGCGCGGCACCTTGAACTGAAAGCGCTTTTCCAGGGCGTCGAGCAGCGTGACCGGCGGGCGGTCGTTGATGCCCATGGTGCGGTCGCCCTGTACGTTGCTGTGGCCACGCACCGGGCACAGACCGGCGCCGGGGCGGCCGAGGTTGCCGCGCAGCAGTTGCAGGTTGACGATTTCCTGGATGGTGGCCACCGAGTGGTGGTGCTGGGTGATGCCCATGGCCCAGCAGATGATCACCCGCTCGGCGCGGCGGTACATGCGCGCCGCCTGTTCGATTTCCAGCAGGCTCAGGCCGGACTGGGCTTCGAGCGCCTCCCAGGTAGTGTCGTCGAGCAGCTGCAGGTAGGCCTCGACACCATCGGTGTGCTCAGCGATGAAGGCATGGTCGAACACCGCTGCTTCACCCTTGGACTGCGCCTCGCGCTCCCACAGCAGCAGGAACTTGGCGATGCCGCGCAGGGCGGCCATGTCGCCGCCCAGGGCCGGACGGAAGAACGCGGTGTTCAGCGGCTCGGAGCCGTTGGTGAGCATCTCCAGCGCGTGTTGCGGATGCTGGAAACGCTCCAGGCCACGCTCCTTCAGTGGGTTGAAGCAGACCACCTGGGCGCCGCGTTTGACCGCTTCACGCAGCGGTTCGAGCATGCGCGGGTGGTTGGTGCCGGGGTTCTGGCCGAGGACGAAAATGGCGTCGGCATGCTCGAAATCGTTGAAGGTCACGCTGCCCTTGCCGATGCCCACGCTCTGGCCGAGGGCGACGCCGCTGGCCTCGTGGCACATGTTCGAGCAGTCGGGGAAGTTGTTGGTGCCATAGGCGCGCACGAACAACTGGTAGAGGTATGCCGCCTCGTTGCTGGCCCGACCGGAGGTGTAGAATTCGGCGTGATCCGGACTCGGCAGCGCCTTCAGATGCCTGGCGATCAGGGCGAAGGCTTCGGCCCAGGTGGTCTTCGTGTAGCGATCGGTGCTGGCGTCATAGCGCATCGGGTGGGTCAGGCGGCCCTGGTATTCGAGCCAGTAGTCGCTCTGCTCGCGCAGTTGGCTGACCGTGTAGCGGGCAAAGAAGGCCGGGTCCACGCGGCGTTTGGTGGCTTCCCAGTTGACCGCCTTGGCGCCGTTCTCGCAGAACTTGATATGGCCGTCTTCGGGCGAATCGCCCCAGGCGCAGCCGGGGCAGTCGAAACCGCCGTTCTGGTTGGTCTTGAGCAGCGCGCGCAGGTTCTTGAATGGCTGCTTGCTGTCCAGCCAGAAGCGGGTCACGGCGTTCAGTGCACCCCAGCCAGCGGCTGGGCCTTTGTAGGGCTTATAGCGAGGATTGACGGGTTGCAGGCTCATGGTCGTTCTTCTTCGTCAGGCGCAGGGCTGTAGACCCGCGGCGTGCTGTGATGGGGCAGGTGGATCAGGTTGAGGCGATGGCGCCGCGCCCAGTCCACGGTCAGTGCGGTGGGCGCGGACAGGCTCACCAGGGTGCCGATGCCGGCACGTACCGCCTTGTGCAGTAGTTCCAGGCTGCAGCGGCTGGTGACCAGGGCGAAGCCACCGTGAGTGTCGATACGTTCGCGGGCGATGGCGCCGATCAGCTTGTCCAGGGCGTTATGGCGACCGATGTCTTCACGGCACAGACGAATCTCACCGCTGGCATCGATGAACAAGGCGGCATGCAGCGCGCCGCTGTGGCGTGCCAGTTGCTGCTGCTCACCGATGCGCTCGCGCAGGCCGCTCAGGTGTTCCAGCGGTGGCAGGGTGGCGCCTGGCAAAGCCGTCAGGGTTGGCAGGGCCTGTTCCAGCGCATCCACACCGCACAGGCCGCAACCACTGGTGCCAGCCATTTGTCGGCGTTGCTGCTTGAGCGCCCAGAAGGCGCGGCTGCTGACCTGCAAGCGGGCTTCGCGGCTGTCACCCAGGCCGCGCAACTGGATGTCATAGATGTCGTCGATTGACTTGATCAAGTCGTTGCCAAGACTGAAGCCGACGGCAAAATCTTCCAGGTGATGGGGCGAAACCATCATCACCGCCTGGTTCAGGTCGTTGTAGCTGATCGCCAGGGCACATTCTTCGGCCAGTGCAGCGTGCTGCGCGCGACCGTCACCGAGTTCGGCGTAGGTATAGGCACTGGCAATGTGCGGCTGGGCGGCTGGCTTGGCCATCGAGGCGCGCTCTGTGACAGATTGACACAGCTAAGCCTAGGCCCATGGGCGGGGAGCGTCTAATCGTTGGCTTTGATGTGTTGATCGAGCAAATCTATCAAGCGTTCGCCAGCCACTCTCGTGCCTCTTCGAAACAGGCTTGCGCGAGCGGTGAGGCAGGGGCGCTACGGCGCATGATCAGGCCCTGAGGTGCCAGGGTATGAGCGTCCTCGATGGGTAGCAGGCGCAGATGACCGTCAGTCGGAGAGCCGTCGGTCGGCAATGGCATGACGCTGCAGCACAGCCCGGCGCTGACCGCTTGAGTCAGGTGGTGTACGGCATCGGCCTCCAGGCGTACCTGCGGGCTCAGGCCGCGAGCACGGAAGCTGTGATCGATGGACTGGCGAAAGTGCATACCGGTGGAGAGCAGGCCCAGGGGCAGGTTGGCCAACTGTTCCCAGCGCAGGCTGCTGCTGACGAAGTGGAAGTGGCGCTGATCGTAGAGCAGGCCCATGCGTGCTTCGGCCAGCTCCAGGCTGGCGAAGTGCTCGCGGTCAAGGCGATCGAGATAGGACAGGCCCAGGTCGA
The genomic region above belongs to Pseudomonas sediminis and contains:
- the fdhD gene encoding formate dehydrogenase accessory sulfurtransferase FdhD is translated as MAKPAAQPHIASAYTYAELGDGRAQHAALAEECALAISYNDLNQAVMMVSPHHLEDFAVGFSLGNDLIKSIDDIYDIQLRGLGDSREARLQVSSRAFWALKQQRRQMAGTSGCGLCGVDALEQALPTLTALPGATLPPLEHLSGLRERIGEQQQLARHSGALHAALFIDASGEIRLCREDIGRHNALDKLIGAIARERIDTHGGFALVTSRCSLELLHKAVRAGIGTLVSLSAPTALTVDWARRHRLNLIHLPHHSTPRVYSPAPDEEERP
- a CDS encoding FdhF/YdeP family oxidoreductase; translation: MSLQPVNPRYKPYKGPAAGWGALNAVTRFWLDSKQPFKNLRALLKTNQNGGFDCPGCAWGDSPEDGHIKFCENGAKAVNWEATKRRVDPAFFARYTVSQLREQSDYWLEYQGRLTHPMRYDASTDRYTKTTWAEAFALIARHLKALPSPDHAEFYTSGRASNEAAYLYQLFVRAYGTNNFPDCSNMCHEASGVALGQSVGIGKGSVTFNDFEHADAIFVLGQNPGTNHPRMLEPLREAVKRGAQVVCFNPLKERGLERFQHPQHALEMLTNGSEPLNTAFFRPALGGDMAALRGIAKFLLLWEREAQSKGEAAVFDHAFIAEHTDGVEAYLQLLDDTTWEALEAQSGLSLLEIEQAARMYRRAERVIICWAMGITQHHHSVATIQEIVNLQLLRGNLGRPGAGLCPVRGHSNVQGDRTMGINDRPPVTLLDALEKRFQFKVPRENGHNTVEAINAMIDGQAKVFIGLGGNFAQATPDSPRTHKALQSCDLTVQISTKLNRSHLTVGRDALILPCLGRTDIDHQAGGPQAVTVEDSFSMIHASYGQLEPLSGSEMRSEPAIVAGIAKATLGNHPVDWDALIADYDRIRELIADTIPGFQDFNQRVAHPGGFYLGNSAGARQWKTASGKANFKANALLDDLLPPQVRESGEKPDLILQTLRSHDQYNTTVYGLDDRYRGVRGQRDVLFANEADILRLGFKPGQKVDIRSLWNDGIERRVSGFTLLAFDIPAGQAAAYFPEANPLVPLESAGVGSSTPTSKFVAIRLQAASGGNLLGSSAAS
- a CDS encoding LysR family transcriptional regulator, whose protein sequence is MDIKQLKFLVALDETRHFGQAAARCHVTQPTLSMRLRQLEDELGLELVRRGQRFEGFSAEGERILAWARSVLAAQDGLLAEAAACRGHLVGTLRLGVVPLASFDPMRLISLFAERHPGLRFQLHALSSDQILEGLVRNQLDLGLSYLDRLDREHFASLELAEARMGLLYDQRHFHFVSSSLRWEQLANLPLGLLSTGMHFRQSIDHSFRARGLSPQVRLEADAVHHLTQAVSAGLCCSVMPLPTDGSPTDGHLRLLPIEDAHTLAPQGLIMRRSAPASPLAQACFEEAREWLANA